Proteins found in one Colletes latitarsis isolate SP2378_abdomen chromosome 8, iyColLati1, whole genome shotgun sequence genomic segment:
- the LOC143344777 gene encoding uncharacterized protein LOC143344777 isoform X6, whose product MLQEEDKAPYESVLDLKGDDYQKLSVIHNLPSLLATDTQSCMSRVVPKMQQSLPTASTEFHLAASSTFKTILEQKLVSHNVFSQTFLQSILNSLDSRDPDTIKTTIVPLVKKLCENAMKSDDNVICIIAQEFGKLVLGLEKCLLPTEKAWFLKYFQQLAQMGIVSMKKESKPHLLFMTSNPAEDEKYMECRRCCAFNLPAMFLFVSNSSDDTDALLLTFNALVNDHYYMVRRTVASGIHEVAKILGPKSGRIKLDLIKLLKDDSKEVLQGLVPHIGLLLDCLAESQTIGVDRMDSTLMEIGRALIICEVEISSTRNWRLAVLMHSQLEIIVKYFPSDFIYSNFVPMVFFRILHARPIPVRLAAGTLYLFLLRYNMKPTQRVELRSRLYTELANSPDCYVRMMFVRMMVEALEIFSSVYFKEHFFNVLLNMAEDPVANIRIKVVSLLPQLKSLLWIPTDKKLLTALETTIGHLMNSEKDRDVIAVLATVVRKLNEMKLKYDGQTPASKHTKQDIEDTRKLEEEKRLSGLTPGKSSSGGTAMKKGAWRRTPDNPGKTIPPTSSKEGTGSPRHSSEGTRGRIQLTHPWERLGHTNSNASTTHANFESGPCHDFLMQKMQQNRSKLASLPLIVWPDSCECNYEEENNVHSCPPSDYATSVFLAFMRENRRKSQQNSLLTRDYAREFSTNIASKDTATARTFSSAPNLAMLRALTKAAHYNSCWPCSSMPEIPVMLSDDEFLVDAGIRIPAQFSSQSMSKIPHLQDSVFAKRRGSFNFDRSRSVGMNFDKGKPKRNSSVEYEDCMKRRTNGADQSNNGRTSMDCEDDLRLVKESQQLGKKDTVYIGPMMRSRFGFGVNQERSIEEKIKRNSLILDKDKPKILQSKCALDRTKRHSASFDKGKPKRNSSIEYEDDMKRRTNGINQPKDLRTSIDYEDGLRLGKDDQQLDTKDSSMYLGSLVRSRFGFVNQERSMDEKIKRNSLVLDKDKPKLVHTKCTLDRTKRHSANFSLKQTDSKDIKPNLKCHSLEVVDYVPSERLGRALRRYSTLDVNHNQGLSKIPLRSFVPRSRTAPATRASSPVHIDKLCRMPFWES is encoded by the exons ATgttgcaagaggaagataaagcTCCGTACGAGAGCGTACTAGACCT GAAAGGGGATGATTATCAGAAACTCAGTGTTATACACAATTTACCGAGTCTCTTAGCTACAGACACGCAATCATGTATGTCTCGTGTGGTACCAAAAATGCAGCAATCGTTGCCTACTGCATCTACCGAGTTTCACCTTGCAGCCTCATCTACGTTCAAAACAATATTAGAGCAGAAACTTGTCAGCCATAATGTCTTCAGTCAAACATTCCTCCAAAGTATATTAAATTCGCTTGACAGTCGTGATCCAG ATACAATAAAAACTACCATAGTGCcacttgttaaaaaattatgtgaAAATGCAATGAAATCGGACGATAATGTGATATGCATTATTGCCCAGGAGTTTGGAAAACTCGTACTTGGTTTGGAAA aatgctTATTACCCACGGAAAAAGCAtggtttttaaaatattttcaacaacTTGCGCAAATGGGTATTGTCTCGATGAAAAAAGAGTCCAAACCTCACCTTCTGTTT ATGACTAGTAATCCAGCCGAAGATGAGAAATATATGGAATGCAGAAGGTGTTGCGCTTTTAATCTACCCGCAATGTTTCTTTTTGTATCAAATTCGTCGGACGACACGGACGCATTACTTCTTACATTTAACGCGTTAGTGAACGATCACTATTACATGGTTAGAAGAACTGTAGCAAGTGGAATTCATGAA GTGGCTAAGATATTGGGTCCAAAGAGCGGTCGAATAAAATTAGacctaataaaattattaaaggaTGATTCGAAAGAAGTTCTACAAGGTTTAGTTCCTCACATAGGATTACTGCTTGATTGTTTAGCTGAAAGTCAAACTATCGGAGTAGATAGGATG GATTCTACTCTAATGGAAATTGGCAGAGCATTAATAATATGTGAAGTAGAAATATCATCTACACGTAATTGGAGGCTAGCGGTATTAATGCATTCACAGCTCGAAATAATAGTTAAATACTTTCCAAGTGATTTTATATATTCAAATTTTGTGCCAATGGTTTTTTTCAGAATATTACATGCT aggccaaTACCTGTACGTCTTGCCGCGGGAACGTTATACCTTTTTCTTTTACGTTATAACATGAAACCTACTCAAAGGGTAGAACTTCGAAGCAGGTTATACACAGAGTTGGCTAATAGTCCTGACTGTTACGTGAGAATGATGTTTGTTCGTATGATGGTAGAGGCCTTAGAAATTTTCTCTTCCGTATATTTCAAGGAACACTTTTTCAACGTTTTATTGAACATGGCTGAAGATCCTGTAGCTAACATTAGAATTAAAGTAGTTTCCTTGTTGCCTCAATTGAAAAGCCTGTTATGGATACCGacggataaaaaattattaacggcgTTAGAGACGACTATAGGACATTTAATGAACAGCGAAAAGGATAGAGACGTAATTGCTGTGTTAGCAACTGTTGTGCGGAAATTGAACGAGATGAAACTTAAATACGATGGCCAAACT CCAGCGAGTAAACACACGAAGCAAGATATTGAGGATACTAGGAAATTAGAAGAAGAGAAAAGATTATCAGGACTGACGCCTGGAAAATCTTCGTCCGGAGGAACTGCAATGAAAAAGG GTGCATGGCGACGAACACCGGATAATCCAGGGAAAACAAT ACCGCCGACGTCATCAAAGG AAGGTACTGGATCTCCTCGTCACTCGAGCGAAGGAACAAGAGGAAG AATTCAACTAACACATCCTTGGGAAAGACTAGGTCATACTAACTCGAATGCTAGTACGACCCATGCTAACTTTGAGAGTGGACCATGTCACGATTTTCTGATGCAAAAGATGCAACAAAATCGCTCGAAATTGGCCTCGTTGCCGTTGATAGTATGGCCGGATTCGTGCGAGTGCAACTACGAGGAGGAGAACAATGTCCATTCTTGTCCCCCGTCCGACTACGCTACATCCGTTTTCCTGGCGTTCATGAGAGAAAATCGACGAAAGTCGCAGCAAAATTCCCTACTAACCCGAGACTATGCGCGTGAATTCTCCACTAACATCGCTAGCAAGGACACTGCCACTGCGAGAACGTTTTCCAGTGCTCCTAATCTGGCTATGCTTAGAGCACTGACCAAAGCGGCTCACTATAACTCTTGTTGGCCCTGTAGCTCGATGCCGGAGATACCGGTGATGCTGTCGGACGACGAGTTCCTCGTGGACGCCGGTATCCGGATACCTGCGCAATTTTCTTCGCAAAGCATGTCCAAGATACCGCATCTGCAGGATTCAGTCTTCGCAAAGAGAAGGGGTTCGTTCAATTTTGACCGTTCGCGTAGCGTTGGCATGAACTTTGACAAAGGGAAACCCAAGAGGAATTCGTCCGTCGAGTACGAAGATTGCATGAAACGGAGAACCAATGGTGCTGATCAATCGAACAACGGAAGGACATCGATGGACTGCGAAGATGACTTGAGATTGGTGAAGGAGAGTCAACAGTTGGGCAAAAAGGACACGGTGTACATCGGACCAATGATGAGGTCGAGATTCGGGTTTGGTGTAAATCAGGAGCGATCGATAGAGGAGAAGATAAAACGGAACTCACTAATATTGGATAAGGACAAGCCGAAGATTTTGCAGTCAAAGTGCGCGCTGGATAGGACTAAGCGGCATTCTGCGAGTTTCGATAAGGGAAAGCCTAAGAGAAACTCGTCGATCGAGTACGAGGATGACATGAAACGTAGAACGAACGGAATTAACCAGCCGAAGGATCTCAGGACCTCGATCGACTACGAAGACGGGTTAAGACTGGGGAAAGATGATCAACAACTGGATACGAAGGATTCGTCGATGTACCTCGGGTCTCTGGTTAGGTCGAGGTTCGGGTTTGTCAATCAAGAAAGATCGATGGACGAGAAGATAAAACGAAACTCGTTGGTGTTGGACAAGGATAAGCCGAAGCTCGTGCACACCAAATGCACGCTAGATAGGACTAAACGACACTCCGCGAACTTTAGCTTAAAGCAGACGGACTCGAAGGATATTAAACCCAATTTGAAATGTCATAGCTTAGAAGTGGTCGATTACGTGCCAAGCGAACGCCTCGGCAGGGCCCTTAGGCGGTATTCAACCTTGGACGTGAATCATAATCAGGGACTTAGCAAAATACCCTTAAGGAGTTTTGTACCTCGTAGTAGAACCGCTCCAGCTACCAGAGCATCGAGCCCGGTACACATAGACAAGCTGTGTCGAATGCCGTTTTGGGAATCCTAG
- the LOC143344777 gene encoding uncharacterized protein LOC143344777 isoform X5, whose product MAGDLTGCDRVTAGRSHKIADSSIDYNERTIITTYLLQGNVQQVTRKNLYKIRFCYLRFVAEGLGAESVKPALLPSLVELASDEESNVRCTSVQTIVYLLPHLQEDTIKTTIVPLVKKLCENAMKSDDNVICIIAQEFGKLVLGLEKCLLPTEKAWFLKYFQQLAQMGIVSMKKESKPHLLFMTSNPAEDEKYMECRRCCAFNLPAMFLFVSNSSDDTDALLLTFNALVNDHYYMVRRTVASGIHEVAKILGPKSGRIKLDLIKLLKDDSKEVLQGLVPHIGLLLDCLAESQTIGVDRMDSTLMEIGRALIICEVEISSTRNWRLAVLMHSQLEIIVKYFPSDFIYSNFVPMVFFRILHARPIPVRLAAGTLYLFLLRYNMKPTQRVELRSRLYTELANSPDCYVRMMFVRMMVEALEIFSSVYFKEHFFNVLLNMAEDPVANIRIKVVSLLPQLKSLLWIPTDKKLLTALETTIGHLMNSEKDRDVIAVLATVVRKLNEMKLKYDGQTPASKHTKQDIEDTRKLEEEKRLSGLTPGKSSSGGTAMKKGAWRRTPDNPGKTIPPTSSKEGTGSPRHSSEGTRGRIQLTHPWERLGHTNSNASTTHANFESGPCHDFLMQKMQQNRSKLASLPLIVWPDSCECNYEEENNVHSCPPSDYATSVFLAFMRENRRKSQQNSLLTRDYAREFSTNIASKDTATARTFSSAPNLAMLRALTKAAHYNSCWPCSSMPEIPVMLSDDEFLVDAGIRIPAQFSSQSMSKIPHLQDSVFAKRRGSFNFDRSRSVGMNFDKGKPKRNSSVEYEDCMKRRTNGADQSNNGRTSMDCEDDLRLVKESQQLGKKDTVYIGPMMRSRFGFGVNQERSIEEKIKRNSLILDKDKPKILQSKCALDRTKRHSASFDKGKPKRNSSIEYEDDMKRRTNGINQPKDLRTSIDYEDGLRLGKDDQQLDTKDSSMYLGSLVRSRFGFVNQERSMDEKIKRNSLVLDKDKPKLVHTKCTLDRTKRHSANFSLKQTDSKDIKPNLKCHSLEVVDYVPSERLGRALRRYSTLDVNHNQGLSKIPLRSFVPRSRTAPATRASSPVHIDKLCRMPFWES is encoded by the exons ATGGCTGGAGACCTTACTGGATGTGATAGAGTTACTGCCGGTAGAAGTCATAAGATTGCAG ATTCTTCCATTGACTATAATGAAAGGACAATTATCACAACCTATCTACTCCAGGGTAACGTGCAGCAGGTTACTAGGAAAAATTTGTACAAGATTCGATTCTGCTAT CTACGTTTTGTTGCTGAAGGCCTTGGTGCTGAGTCTGTAAAACCTGCTTTGTTACCGTCTCTCGTAGAATTAGCAAGCGACGAAGAAAGCAATGTAAGATGCACCTCTGTACAGACAATAGTGTACTTGCTACCTCATCTTCAAGAAG ATACAATAAAAACTACCATAGTGCcacttgttaaaaaattatgtgaAAATGCAATGAAATCGGACGATAATGTGATATGCATTATTGCCCAGGAGTTTGGAAAACTCGTACTTGGTTTGGAAA aatgctTATTACCCACGGAAAAAGCAtggtttttaaaatattttcaacaacTTGCGCAAATGGGTATTGTCTCGATGAAAAAAGAGTCCAAACCTCACCTTCTGTTT ATGACTAGTAATCCAGCCGAAGATGAGAAATATATGGAATGCAGAAGGTGTTGCGCTTTTAATCTACCCGCAATGTTTCTTTTTGTATCAAATTCGTCGGACGACACGGACGCATTACTTCTTACATTTAACGCGTTAGTGAACGATCACTATTACATGGTTAGAAGAACTGTAGCAAGTGGAATTCATGAA GTGGCTAAGATATTGGGTCCAAAGAGCGGTCGAATAAAATTAGacctaataaaattattaaaggaTGATTCGAAAGAAGTTCTACAAGGTTTAGTTCCTCACATAGGATTACTGCTTGATTGTTTAGCTGAAAGTCAAACTATCGGAGTAGATAGGATG GATTCTACTCTAATGGAAATTGGCAGAGCATTAATAATATGTGAAGTAGAAATATCATCTACACGTAATTGGAGGCTAGCGGTATTAATGCATTCACAGCTCGAAATAATAGTTAAATACTTTCCAAGTGATTTTATATATTCAAATTTTGTGCCAATGGTTTTTTTCAGAATATTACATGCT aggccaaTACCTGTACGTCTTGCCGCGGGAACGTTATACCTTTTTCTTTTACGTTATAACATGAAACCTACTCAAAGGGTAGAACTTCGAAGCAGGTTATACACAGAGTTGGCTAATAGTCCTGACTGTTACGTGAGAATGATGTTTGTTCGTATGATGGTAGAGGCCTTAGAAATTTTCTCTTCCGTATATTTCAAGGAACACTTTTTCAACGTTTTATTGAACATGGCTGAAGATCCTGTAGCTAACATTAGAATTAAAGTAGTTTCCTTGTTGCCTCAATTGAAAAGCCTGTTATGGATACCGacggataaaaaattattaacggcgTTAGAGACGACTATAGGACATTTAATGAACAGCGAAAAGGATAGAGACGTAATTGCTGTGTTAGCAACTGTTGTGCGGAAATTGAACGAGATGAAACTTAAATACGATGGCCAAACT CCAGCGAGTAAACACACGAAGCAAGATATTGAGGATACTAGGAAATTAGAAGAAGAGAAAAGATTATCAGGACTGACGCCTGGAAAATCTTCGTCCGGAGGAACTGCAATGAAAAAGG GTGCATGGCGACGAACACCGGATAATCCAGGGAAAACAAT ACCGCCGACGTCATCAAAGG AAGGTACTGGATCTCCTCGTCACTCGAGCGAAGGAACAAGAGGAAG AATTCAACTAACACATCCTTGGGAAAGACTAGGTCATACTAACTCGAATGCTAGTACGACCCATGCTAACTTTGAGAGTGGACCATGTCACGATTTTCTGATGCAAAAGATGCAACAAAATCGCTCGAAATTGGCCTCGTTGCCGTTGATAGTATGGCCGGATTCGTGCGAGTGCAACTACGAGGAGGAGAACAATGTCCATTCTTGTCCCCCGTCCGACTACGCTACATCCGTTTTCCTGGCGTTCATGAGAGAAAATCGACGAAAGTCGCAGCAAAATTCCCTACTAACCCGAGACTATGCGCGTGAATTCTCCACTAACATCGCTAGCAAGGACACTGCCACTGCGAGAACGTTTTCCAGTGCTCCTAATCTGGCTATGCTTAGAGCACTGACCAAAGCGGCTCACTATAACTCTTGTTGGCCCTGTAGCTCGATGCCGGAGATACCGGTGATGCTGTCGGACGACGAGTTCCTCGTGGACGCCGGTATCCGGATACCTGCGCAATTTTCTTCGCAAAGCATGTCCAAGATACCGCATCTGCAGGATTCAGTCTTCGCAAAGAGAAGGGGTTCGTTCAATTTTGACCGTTCGCGTAGCGTTGGCATGAACTTTGACAAAGGGAAACCCAAGAGGAATTCGTCCGTCGAGTACGAAGATTGCATGAAACGGAGAACCAATGGTGCTGATCAATCGAACAACGGAAGGACATCGATGGACTGCGAAGATGACTTGAGATTGGTGAAGGAGAGTCAACAGTTGGGCAAAAAGGACACGGTGTACATCGGACCAATGATGAGGTCGAGATTCGGGTTTGGTGTAAATCAGGAGCGATCGATAGAGGAGAAGATAAAACGGAACTCACTAATATTGGATAAGGACAAGCCGAAGATTTTGCAGTCAAAGTGCGCGCTGGATAGGACTAAGCGGCATTCTGCGAGTTTCGATAAGGGAAAGCCTAAGAGAAACTCGTCGATCGAGTACGAGGATGACATGAAACGTAGAACGAACGGAATTAACCAGCCGAAGGATCTCAGGACCTCGATCGACTACGAAGACGGGTTAAGACTGGGGAAAGATGATCAACAACTGGATACGAAGGATTCGTCGATGTACCTCGGGTCTCTGGTTAGGTCGAGGTTCGGGTTTGTCAATCAAGAAAGATCGATGGACGAGAAGATAAAACGAAACTCGTTGGTGTTGGACAAGGATAAGCCGAAGCTCGTGCACACCAAATGCACGCTAGATAGGACTAAACGACACTCCGCGAACTTTAGCTTAAAGCAGACGGACTCGAAGGATATTAAACCCAATTTGAAATGTCATAGCTTAGAAGTGGTCGATTACGTGCCAAGCGAACGCCTCGGCAGGGCCCTTAGGCGGTATTCAACCTTGGACGTGAATCATAATCAGGGACTTAGCAAAATACCCTTAAGGAGTTTTGTACCTCGTAGTAGAACCGCTCCAGCTACCAGAGCATCGAGCCCGGTACACATAGACAAGCTGTGTCGAATGCCGTTTTGGGAATCCTAG
- the LOC143344777 gene encoding uncharacterized protein LOC143344777 isoform X7, giving the protein MAGDLTGCDRVTAGRSHKIADTIKTTIVPLVKKLCENAMKSDDNVICIIAQEFGKLVLGLEKCLLPTEKAWFLKYFQQLAQMGIVSMKKESKPHLLFMTSNPAEDEKYMECRRCCAFNLPAMFLFVSNSSDDTDALLLTFNALVNDHYYMVRRTVASGIHEVAKILGPKSGRIKLDLIKLLKDDSKEVLQGLVPHIGLLLDCLAESQTIGVDRMDSTLMEIGRALIICEVEISSTRNWRLAVLMHSQLEIIVKYFPSDFIYSNFVPMVFFRILHARPIPVRLAAGTLYLFLLRYNMKPTQRVELRSRLYTELANSPDCYVRMMFVRMMVEALEIFSSVYFKEHFFNVLLNMAEDPVANIRIKVVSLLPQLKSLLWIPTDKKLLTALETTIGHLMNSEKDRDVIAVLATVVRKLNEMKLKYDGQTPASKHTKQDIEDTRKLEEEKRLSGLTPGKSSSGGTAMKKGAWRRTPDNPGKTIPPTSSKEGTGSPRHSSEGTRGRIQLTHPWERLGHTNSNASTTHANFESGPCHDFLMQKMQQNRSKLASLPLIVWPDSCECNYEEENNVHSCPPSDYATSVFLAFMRENRRKSQQNSLLTRDYAREFSTNIASKDTATARTFSSAPNLAMLRALTKAAHYNSCWPCSSMPEIPVMLSDDEFLVDAGIRIPAQFSSQSMSKIPHLQDSVFAKRRGSFNFDRSRSVGMNFDKGKPKRNSSVEYEDCMKRRTNGADQSNNGRTSMDCEDDLRLVKESQQLGKKDTVYIGPMMRSRFGFGVNQERSIEEKIKRNSLILDKDKPKILQSKCALDRTKRHSASFDKGKPKRNSSIEYEDDMKRRTNGINQPKDLRTSIDYEDGLRLGKDDQQLDTKDSSMYLGSLVRSRFGFVNQERSMDEKIKRNSLVLDKDKPKLVHTKCTLDRTKRHSANFSLKQTDSKDIKPNLKCHSLEVVDYVPSERLGRALRRYSTLDVNHNQGLSKIPLRSFVPRSRTAPATRASSPVHIDKLCRMPFWES; this is encoded by the exons ATGGCTGGAGACCTTACTGGATGTGATAGAGTTACTGCCGGTAGAAGTCATAAGATTGCAG ATACAATAAAAACTACCATAGTGCcacttgttaaaaaattatgtgaAAATGCAATGAAATCGGACGATAATGTGATATGCATTATTGCCCAGGAGTTTGGAAAACTCGTACTTGGTTTGGAAA aatgctTATTACCCACGGAAAAAGCAtggtttttaaaatattttcaacaacTTGCGCAAATGGGTATTGTCTCGATGAAAAAAGAGTCCAAACCTCACCTTCTGTTT ATGACTAGTAATCCAGCCGAAGATGAGAAATATATGGAATGCAGAAGGTGTTGCGCTTTTAATCTACCCGCAATGTTTCTTTTTGTATCAAATTCGTCGGACGACACGGACGCATTACTTCTTACATTTAACGCGTTAGTGAACGATCACTATTACATGGTTAGAAGAACTGTAGCAAGTGGAATTCATGAA GTGGCTAAGATATTGGGTCCAAAGAGCGGTCGAATAAAATTAGacctaataaaattattaaaggaTGATTCGAAAGAAGTTCTACAAGGTTTAGTTCCTCACATAGGATTACTGCTTGATTGTTTAGCTGAAAGTCAAACTATCGGAGTAGATAGGATG GATTCTACTCTAATGGAAATTGGCAGAGCATTAATAATATGTGAAGTAGAAATATCATCTACACGTAATTGGAGGCTAGCGGTATTAATGCATTCACAGCTCGAAATAATAGTTAAATACTTTCCAAGTGATTTTATATATTCAAATTTTGTGCCAATGGTTTTTTTCAGAATATTACATGCT aggccaaTACCTGTACGTCTTGCCGCGGGAACGTTATACCTTTTTCTTTTACGTTATAACATGAAACCTACTCAAAGGGTAGAACTTCGAAGCAGGTTATACACAGAGTTGGCTAATAGTCCTGACTGTTACGTGAGAATGATGTTTGTTCGTATGATGGTAGAGGCCTTAGAAATTTTCTCTTCCGTATATTTCAAGGAACACTTTTTCAACGTTTTATTGAACATGGCTGAAGATCCTGTAGCTAACATTAGAATTAAAGTAGTTTCCTTGTTGCCTCAATTGAAAAGCCTGTTATGGATACCGacggataaaaaattattaacggcgTTAGAGACGACTATAGGACATTTAATGAACAGCGAAAAGGATAGAGACGTAATTGCTGTGTTAGCAACTGTTGTGCGGAAATTGAACGAGATGAAACTTAAATACGATGGCCAAACT CCAGCGAGTAAACACACGAAGCAAGATATTGAGGATACTAGGAAATTAGAAGAAGAGAAAAGATTATCAGGACTGACGCCTGGAAAATCTTCGTCCGGAGGAACTGCAATGAAAAAGG GTGCATGGCGACGAACACCGGATAATCCAGGGAAAACAAT ACCGCCGACGTCATCAAAGG AAGGTACTGGATCTCCTCGTCACTCGAGCGAAGGAACAAGAGGAAG AATTCAACTAACACATCCTTGGGAAAGACTAGGTCATACTAACTCGAATGCTAGTACGACCCATGCTAACTTTGAGAGTGGACCATGTCACGATTTTCTGATGCAAAAGATGCAACAAAATCGCTCGAAATTGGCCTCGTTGCCGTTGATAGTATGGCCGGATTCGTGCGAGTGCAACTACGAGGAGGAGAACAATGTCCATTCTTGTCCCCCGTCCGACTACGCTACATCCGTTTTCCTGGCGTTCATGAGAGAAAATCGACGAAAGTCGCAGCAAAATTCCCTACTAACCCGAGACTATGCGCGTGAATTCTCCACTAACATCGCTAGCAAGGACACTGCCACTGCGAGAACGTTTTCCAGTGCTCCTAATCTGGCTATGCTTAGAGCACTGACCAAAGCGGCTCACTATAACTCTTGTTGGCCCTGTAGCTCGATGCCGGAGATACCGGTGATGCTGTCGGACGACGAGTTCCTCGTGGACGCCGGTATCCGGATACCTGCGCAATTTTCTTCGCAAAGCATGTCCAAGATACCGCATCTGCAGGATTCAGTCTTCGCAAAGAGAAGGGGTTCGTTCAATTTTGACCGTTCGCGTAGCGTTGGCATGAACTTTGACAAAGGGAAACCCAAGAGGAATTCGTCCGTCGAGTACGAAGATTGCATGAAACGGAGAACCAATGGTGCTGATCAATCGAACAACGGAAGGACATCGATGGACTGCGAAGATGACTTGAGATTGGTGAAGGAGAGTCAACAGTTGGGCAAAAAGGACACGGTGTACATCGGACCAATGATGAGGTCGAGATTCGGGTTTGGTGTAAATCAGGAGCGATCGATAGAGGAGAAGATAAAACGGAACTCACTAATATTGGATAAGGACAAGCCGAAGATTTTGCAGTCAAAGTGCGCGCTGGATAGGACTAAGCGGCATTCTGCGAGTTTCGATAAGGGAAAGCCTAAGAGAAACTCGTCGATCGAGTACGAGGATGACATGAAACGTAGAACGAACGGAATTAACCAGCCGAAGGATCTCAGGACCTCGATCGACTACGAAGACGGGTTAAGACTGGGGAAAGATGATCAACAACTGGATACGAAGGATTCGTCGATGTACCTCGGGTCTCTGGTTAGGTCGAGGTTCGGGTTTGTCAATCAAGAAAGATCGATGGACGAGAAGATAAAACGAAACTCGTTGGTGTTGGACAAGGATAAGCCGAAGCTCGTGCACACCAAATGCACGCTAGATAGGACTAAACGACACTCCGCGAACTTTAGCTTAAAGCAGACGGACTCGAAGGATATTAAACCCAATTTGAAATGTCATAGCTTAGAAGTGGTCGATTACGTGCCAAGCGAACGCCTCGGCAGGGCCCTTAGGCGGTATTCAACCTTGGACGTGAATCATAATCAGGGACTTAGCAAAATACCCTTAAGGAGTTTTGTACCTCGTAGTAGAACCGCTCCAGCTACCAGAGCATCGAGCCCGGTACACATAGACAAGCTGTGTCGAATGCCGTTTTGGGAATCCTAG